TGATTCCCCTCAGCTCCCGGAACACCGCCCAGAAGCGTTCGGTATTCTGAACAGAGTTCTCGATCGTGAATGTGCTCGGACTCTATTTCCGGGTGTTCCGTGTTGGCAATCCATGGTGGCGGGCCTTCCGGGCGGAGCCCGAGGCCGAAGCAGCCGAAGAAGGAGCGTGGGGCGATGTCGGTCGCCGAGTCCGGTGGGGCACAGGTCAAGTCCGCGGTACGCACGGTGGAGCTGCTCGAATACTTCGCCGGCCGCCCCGGTATGCACTCGCTCGCCGCGGTCCAGGAGGCCGTGGGCTATCCCAAGTCCAGCCTCTACATGCTGCTGCGGACGCTGGTGGAGCTCGGCTGGGTGGAGACGGACGCGACGGGCACGCGGTACGGAATCGGGGTGCGCGCCCTGCTGGTGGGCACCTCCTACATCGACGGCGACGAGGTCGTGGCCGCCGCCCGGCCCACCCTGGACCGGCTCTCCGACGACACCACGGAGACCATCCACCTGGCCCGCCTCGACGGCACGAACGTGGTCTACCTCGCGACCCGCCAGTCCCAGCACTATTTGCGCCCCTTCACCCGGGTCGGCCGTCGGCTGCCCGCCCACTCCACCTCGCTCGGCAAGGCACTGCTGGCCACC
This DNA window, taken from Streptomyces griseus subsp. griseus, encodes the following:
- a CDS encoding IclR family transcriptional regulator, which codes for MSVAESGGAQVKSAVRTVELLEYFAGRPGMHSLAAVQEAVGYPKSSLYMLLRTLVELGWVETDATGTRYGIGVRALLVGTSYIDGDEVVAAARPTLDRLSDDTTETIHLARLDGTNVVYLATRQSQHYLRPFTRVGRRLPAHSTSLGKALLATHSDEQVRKLLPETLPALTEHTITDREKLIEELHVVREQGYAVDREENTLGLRCFGVAIPYRTPARDAISCSVPAARLTPGHEQTVRDALLDARDRLTLATRRL